A genomic window from Rhodococcus sp. KBS0724 includes:
- a CDS encoding phosphotransferase family protein, with the protein MNAVGLNEDAVSGWIAELGVGATTPLTFERIGNGQSNLTYAVTDAGGARWVLRRPPLGTLLASAHDVVREHRILSSLQGTAVPVPKIIGITEDPAVTDAPLVLMSYVDGVVIDGVPVAQKLTVEQRRNVGLALPKALATIHGVDLEETGLEDLASRKPFAERQLKRWSAQWEKSKTRDIPDVERLADILQRNIPEQTEVSLVHGDFHLNNIITDPAEGRVLAVVDWELCTLGDPLADLGALLAYWPEAGDKVAGPFMASTLEGFPSRDELVDAYVAATGRDVSAVGYWHVLALWKLSIIAEGVLRRILDDPRNKAEHGGPTVTMIDGIVERAVSTAEKLGLN; encoded by the coding sequence GTGAACGCAGTCGGACTGAACGAAGATGCTGTTTCAGGGTGGATCGCCGAGCTGGGCGTCGGCGCCACCACACCACTGACTTTCGAGAGGATCGGCAACGGTCAATCCAACCTCACGTATGCCGTGACCGATGCCGGAGGTGCGCGGTGGGTACTGCGCAGGCCCCCGCTCGGCACCTTGTTGGCATCGGCACATGACGTAGTGCGGGAGCATCGCATCCTGTCGTCGCTGCAGGGTACGGCCGTCCCGGTGCCCAAAATCATCGGTATCACCGAGGATCCGGCTGTGACGGACGCCCCGCTGGTTCTCATGAGTTACGTCGACGGGGTTGTCATCGACGGTGTGCCGGTCGCGCAGAAGTTGACGGTAGAGCAGCGACGAAACGTCGGGTTGGCGTTGCCCAAGGCGCTCGCCACCATCCACGGCGTCGACCTCGAGGAAACCGGCCTCGAGGACCTTGCCAGTCGTAAACCGTTTGCCGAGCGGCAGCTCAAGAGATGGTCAGCGCAGTGGGAGAAGTCGAAGACCCGAGACATCCCCGACGTGGAACGGCTCGCGGACATTCTGCAGCGGAACATTCCCGAACAGACCGAAGTCAGCCTCGTCCACGGCGATTTCCATCTCAACAACATCATCACCGATCCGGCCGAGGGCCGGGTGCTGGCGGTGGTGGACTGGGAACTGTGTACGTTGGGCGATCCGCTTGCGGATCTTGGCGCGCTACTGGCGTATTGGCCCGAAGCCGGCGACAAGGTGGCAGGGCCGTTCATGGCGTCGACGCTCGAGGGCTTCCCGAGTCGGGACGAACTGGTCGACGCATACGTTGCCGCCACCGGCCGTGACGTGTCGGCCGTCGGCTACTGGCACGTTCTGGCGTTGTGGAAGCTGTCGATCATCGCCGAAGGGGTACTGCGACGCATCCTCGACGACCCCCGTAACAAGGCTGAGCACGGAGGCCCGACCGTGACAATGATCGATGGCATCGTTGAGCGCGCAGTATCGACCGCCGAGAAACTGGGGCTGAACTAA
- a CDS encoding thioesterase family protein: MSAADTVISIEEFPVRWPVPTRWDDNDHYGHVNNVTYYSYFDTAVNAWLMSATGVDIRTLPAIGVVAETSCRYLSELTFPEQLQVGISVEKLGTKSIVYSLAIFHENADGTWVAAATGRFVHVYVDAVSRTSVAIPAAIKDAAGSLLSA, from the coding sequence GTGAGCGCAGCAGATACCGTCATCTCGATCGAAGAGTTTCCCGTCCGCTGGCCGGTACCCACCCGCTGGGACGACAACGACCACTACGGCCACGTCAACAACGTGACCTACTACTCGTACTTCGACACGGCGGTGAACGCGTGGCTCATGTCCGCCACCGGCGTCGACATCCGCACGCTGCCGGCCATCGGGGTTGTGGCGGAGACGTCGTGCCGATACCTGAGTGAACTCACGTTCCCCGAACAGTTGCAGGTCGGCATCTCGGTCGAGAAGTTGGGTACCAAGAGCATCGTGTACTCGCTCGCGATCTTCCACGAGAACGCCGACGGAACCTGGGTCGCCGCCGCGACGGGACGGTTTGTCCACGTCTACGTCGACGCCGTCAGCCGCACATCGGTGGCGATACCGGCCGCGATCAAAGACGCAGCCGGCTCGCTCCTGAGCGCTTAG
- a CDS encoding benzoate/H(+) symporter BenE family transporter, giving the protein MSDSPPTTEPEATESNAQPISAGIVTALVGFTSSFAVVLTGLSAVGADATEAASGLLVLCVTQALGMLWLSCRYKIPITLAWSTPGAALLAGAGAVHGGWPAAVGAFVVVGIAIVLTGLWPTLGKIIAAIPNPLAQAMLAGVLLPLCLAPIFAVRDAPLAVAPVIVVWLAAQRFSKRWAVPLAFLTAAVVICISLTTTDNNTLDVGAMIPRVDLTMPSWSWQAMVGIAIPLYIVTMASQNIPGVAVMNSFGYTVPWRPSMIVTGLGTVLGAPAGGHAINLAAISAALAAAPTAHPDPKRRWIAASTAGWAYLVLAAGSAAVAALVVSAPAGVVETVAGLALLATLAASLTAALSDATEREGAVVTFLIAASGVSVLGIGSAFWALLVGLIVRTALTSGPLTSLRSRS; this is encoded by the coding sequence ATGTCGGACTCCCCACCTACCACCGAACCGGAAGCCACCGAAAGCAACGCACAGCCCATCAGCGCGGGAATCGTGACAGCGCTCGTGGGATTCACCAGTTCATTTGCGGTAGTCCTCACCGGCCTGAGTGCCGTGGGCGCCGACGCCACCGAGGCCGCGTCGGGTCTGTTGGTTCTCTGTGTGACTCAAGCGCTGGGCATGCTGTGGCTTTCCTGCCGGTACAAGATTCCGATCACCCTGGCCTGGTCGACTCCGGGCGCGGCACTGCTGGCCGGCGCCGGCGCGGTGCACGGTGGTTGGCCGGCCGCGGTCGGCGCGTTTGTCGTGGTCGGAATTGCTATCGTTCTGACGGGGCTGTGGCCGACGCTGGGCAAGATCATCGCGGCGATCCCGAATCCGCTGGCGCAGGCGATGCTGGCCGGAGTTCTCCTCCCCCTGTGCCTGGCGCCGATATTCGCGGTCCGCGACGCACCGCTGGCGGTAGCGCCGGTCATCGTGGTCTGGCTTGCGGCACAACGGTTCTCCAAGCGGTGGGCCGTTCCGCTGGCATTTCTGACCGCAGCCGTGGTGATCTGCATCAGCCTGACGACCACCGACAACAACACTCTCGACGTCGGTGCGATGATTCCTCGCGTCGATCTCACCATGCCGTCGTGGTCGTGGCAGGCAATGGTCGGAATTGCGATTCCGCTGTACATCGTCACGATGGCGTCGCAGAACATTCCCGGTGTGGCGGTGATGAATTCGTTCGGATACACCGTTCCGTGGCGACCGTCCATGATCGTGACCGGCCTCGGCACCGTTCTGGGAGCCCCCGCCGGCGGGCATGCAATCAACCTCGCCGCGATCAGCGCGGCCCTCGCGGCAGCGCCAACGGCGCACCCAGATCCGAAGCGGCGGTGGATCGCGGCGAGCACCGCCGGTTGGGCCTATCTGGTATTGGCCGCAGGTTCTGCCGCCGTCGCGGCGCTGGTTGTCTCGGCGCCGGCCGGTGTAGTGGAAACCGTTGCCGGGCTTGCACTCTTGGCAACACTGGCAGCATCGTTGACCGCTGCGCTCAGCGACGCCACCGAACGTGAAGGTGCTGTGGTCACCTTTCTCATCGCCGCGTCCGGCGTCAGTGTTCTCGGAATCGGATCGGCATTCTGGGCATTGCTCGTCGGCTTGATCGTGCGGACCGCGCTCACGAGTGGTCCACTGACCTCGCTAAGGTCAAGATCGTGA
- a CDS encoding Lrp/AsnC family transcriptional regulator yields the protein MMKNDSLDSVDWKILTELQKDASITNKVLADRVGLATSSCHERVRRLRTNGTISGIHAVVDPAAVGRSMQAIIAVQLRPHRRDLVDRFTADVLALPETLALFNVSGPEDFFLHVAVRDSAHLQKVLIDHLAAHPEVWHAQTHLIYGKAVTAPIRPDH from the coding sequence ATGATGAAGAATGATTCTCTGGATTCGGTGGACTGGAAGATTCTGACCGAATTACAGAAAGATGCGTCGATCACCAACAAGGTTCTGGCCGACCGGGTGGGCCTGGCGACGTCGTCGTGCCACGAACGTGTGCGCCGGTTGCGGACAAACGGGACGATCAGCGGAATCCACGCTGTTGTCGACCCGGCTGCCGTCGGCCGGTCGATGCAGGCGATCATCGCCGTGCAACTGCGTCCGCACCGCCGTGACCTTGTCGACCGCTTCACCGCCGATGTGCTCGCCCTTCCGGAAACGCTTGCGCTGTTCAATGTCTCGGGGCCGGAAGACTTCTTTCTCCACGTCGCCGTGCGGGACAGCGCCCATCTGCAGAAGGTATTGATCGACCACCTGGCAGCCCATCCGGAGGTGTGGCATGCGCAGACTCACCTCATCTACGGCAAGGCGGTCACAGCGCCCATCCGACCGGATCACTGA
- a CDS encoding LysE family translocator, whose product MSTTQWLAFGSLLSIVLFTPGPDFVLILRHSLADRRTGAVVAAGVITGLVVHTAAASLGLSALVATRPQLLSALTYAGAAYLTWLGISAIRSAFKARSAGDTITAVSEPTPPLRAFRYGFLSNLLNPKALLFFLGLLPQFVEPGQGAGLRTLTLAGATVVAAALWWAVVVVLAAGAGRKLRRPGVGKRIDVVSGVLLVGLGAFFGIA is encoded by the coding sequence ATGAGTACCACTCAGTGGCTTGCTTTTGGCTCCCTACTTTCTATCGTCCTGTTCACACCTGGACCGGATTTTGTCCTGATCTTGCGCCATTCGTTGGCAGATCGTCGGACCGGTGCCGTGGTCGCAGCGGGCGTGATCACAGGATTGGTTGTCCATACCGCTGCCGCGTCGCTCGGTTTGTCGGCTCTCGTCGCGACTCGTCCGCAGCTGCTCTCGGCCCTCACCTATGCCGGAGCGGCGTACCTGACCTGGTTGGGTATTTCCGCGATTCGTAGTGCGTTCAAAGCCCGAAGTGCCGGCGACACGATCACGGCCGTGTCGGAACCGACCCCGCCACTGCGGGCATTCCGCTACGGGTTCCTGTCCAACCTCCTGAACCCCAAGGCTCTGCTGTTCTTTCTCGGCTTGCTTCCGCAGTTCGTCGAACCAGGTCAGGGCGCCGGCCTGCGTACTCTGACGTTGGCCGGCGCCACAGTGGTTGCCGCTGCACTGTGGTGGGCAGTGGTGGTGGTGCTCGCGGCCGGCGCCGGACGTAAGCTGCGGCGGCCTGGTGTCGGAAAGCGCATCGACGTGGTGAGCGGAGTCCTACTTGTCGGGCTCGGGGCTTTCTTCGGTATTGCCTGA
- a CDS encoding sulfurtransferase — MTAPVLVDAAELVSLIEAGTPPVLLDVRWALGDPHGAEHFQSGHIAGAVFVDLDGELAAPASKEAGRHPLPTIENLQVAARRWGIDDGDSVVLYDATGNTAAARGWWLLRWAGLTDVRLLDGGLQAWEAADFPVAVGAGAGVAEGNVTLEAGHMPVVDIDEAAGWSASGGVLLDARAGERYRGEVEPIDPVAGHIPGAVSAPTGENIDGQGKFAGTVTLRERFSAAGDGDRFAVYCGSGVTAAHQIAALAIAGYDAALFPGSWSQWSNDGSRPVATGE; from the coding sequence ATGACTGCACCCGTACTTGTCGACGCCGCTGAACTGGTTTCCCTCATCGAGGCGGGCACCCCGCCGGTCCTGCTCGACGTTCGGTGGGCGCTGGGTGATCCCCACGGAGCCGAGCACTTCCAGTCGGGTCACATCGCCGGAGCAGTATTCGTCGACCTCGATGGCGAGCTGGCCGCTCCGGCGTCGAAGGAAGCGGGACGCCACCCGTTGCCCACCATCGAAAATCTCCAGGTAGCAGCACGTCGATGGGGAATCGACGACGGAGATTCGGTGGTCTTGTACGACGCCACGGGCAACACTGCCGCGGCGCGCGGGTGGTGGTTGTTACGTTGGGCCGGGCTCACTGATGTCCGTCTACTCGACGGTGGGTTGCAAGCCTGGGAAGCAGCCGATTTTCCGGTTGCGGTGGGTGCCGGTGCGGGAGTCGCCGAGGGAAACGTGACGCTAGAGGCCGGACATATGCCGGTTGTCGACATCGACGAGGCGGCGGGATGGTCGGCGAGCGGTGGTGTACTTCTCGACGCGCGAGCCGGTGAGCGGTACCGCGGTGAGGTCGAACCGATTGACCCAGTGGCCGGGCACATTCCGGGTGCGGTGAGTGCGCCTACCGGTGAGAACATCGATGGACAAGGAAAGTTTGCGGGCACCGTCACCCTGCGCGAGCGGTTCTCCGCAGCGGGCGACGGGGATCGCTTTGCCGTGTATTGCGGATCGGGAGTGACTGCGGCGCATCAGATTGCGGCTTTGGCGATAGCGGGCTACGACGCGGCCCTTTTCCCCGGTTCGTGGTCGCAGTGGTCCAACGACGGCTCGCGTCCGGTGGCCACCGGAGAGTAG
- a CDS encoding DUF6328 family protein codes for MNDTGESPPVQLARNFNELLQELRVALSGVQILFAFLLAVAFTERYEESSVYIKTIHLVTVMLVAISFGLLMAPAVWHRVLFRRGYRERILAISNRFALCGTGFLAASMTGTVLLIAEIAMGGIGAKILAACAAVMFTTLWFAVPALIKRDDS; via the coding sequence ATGAACGACACCGGGGAGAGCCCTCCTGTGCAACTCGCTCGGAACTTCAACGAGTTACTGCAAGAACTACGGGTTGCTCTCTCCGGTGTTCAGATCTTGTTCGCGTTTCTGCTCGCCGTGGCCTTCACCGAGCGCTACGAGGAGTCTTCGGTCTACATCAAGACCATTCACCTGGTGACGGTCATGCTGGTTGCCATTTCCTTCGGTCTCCTCATGGCACCGGCAGTGTGGCATCGAGTCCTGTTTCGCCGCGGATACCGGGAGCGCATCTTGGCGATCTCCAATCGATTCGCCTTGTGCGGCACCGGTTTTCTCGCGGCGTCCATGACCGGCACCGTGCTCCTGATCGCCGAGATCGCGATGGGCGGCATCGGCGCAAAGATTCTGGCCGCCTGCGCCGCCGTCATGTTCACCACGCTCTGGTTCGCCGTCCCCGCACTGATCAAACGCGACGACAGCTGA
- a CDS encoding shikimate 5-dehydrogenase produces the protein MTVDLNKDTLLCMSLSGRPSNIGTRFHNYLYEELGLNFVYKAFTTTDVPAAVAGIRALGIRGCGVSMPFKEQVIAHVDVMHDSASAIDSVNTIVNEDGVLHAYNTDYQAVANLLRENNVDTSLSVAVAGSGGMAKAVVAAVRDTGFTDVTVVARNKAAGDALATQYGFSWREDLDDLRPGVLINATPIGMAGGPESDALSFPDVVVRGAEVVFDVVAMPAHTPLIALAEELGKTVITGASVIALQAAEQFALYTGVRPSAEQIQRASEYSRA, from the coding sequence ATGACTGTCGACCTCAACAAGGACACGCTGCTGTGCATGTCGCTATCCGGACGACCGAGCAACATCGGCACCAGATTCCACAACTATCTGTACGAGGAATTGGGCCTCAACTTCGTCTACAAGGCGTTCACCACCACTGATGTTCCCGCAGCGGTCGCAGGTATCCGCGCGCTCGGCATCCGCGGCTGCGGGGTGTCGATGCCGTTCAAGGAGCAGGTGATCGCTCATGTCGACGTCATGCACGACAGCGCGTCCGCAATCGACTCCGTCAACACCATCGTCAACGAGGACGGCGTCCTGCACGCCTACAACACCGACTACCAGGCGGTGGCAAACCTGTTGCGCGAGAACAACGTAGACACGTCACTCTCGGTGGCGGTCGCCGGTAGCGGCGGCATGGCCAAAGCCGTCGTCGCAGCGGTGCGTGACACCGGTTTCACCGACGTCACGGTGGTGGCACGCAACAAAGCGGCCGGCGACGCACTGGCCACGCAGTACGGATTCTCGTGGCGGGAAGACCTCGACGATCTGCGCCCCGGCGTTCTGATCAATGCCACGCCGATCGGGATGGCAGGCGGCCCCGAATCCGATGCACTGTCGTTCCCGGACGTCGTGGTGCGCGGCGCGGAGGTCGTTTTCGACGTAGTGGCGATGCCGGCGCACACTCCACTGATCGCCTTGGCCGAAGAACTCGGCAAGACGGTGATCACGGGCGCCTCGGTTATCGCGCTCCAAGCTGCCGAGCAGTTTGCCCTGTACACCGGGGTGCGTCCCAGCGCCGAACAGATCCAACGCGCCTCGGAATACTCGCGAGCGTGA
- a CDS encoding molybdopterin-dependent oxidoreductase has protein sequence MVTHSIEEHPAAQSRPRRRLVARAISGVLAAAVVLGVGQLVALLINPDSSPFYAVGSTTVDRTPAWAREFAIDTFGTNDKPALFIGMSILIALLGALAGLLERRRRPFGSAILVALGLVGVYAALNRPTADAMYAFPTIIGVVAGVVTLRLLIGQLDVAPAPGVPDTWLPRRQFLMLAGVAFAVAAAAGAAGKFVGQRIAGASANRADFVVPTAASAAPPIPAAANIGVAGASTYITPNDDFYRIDTALLVPQLTTDSWELRIHGMVDREMTLSFDDLVARTPIERVVTLTCVSNEVGGNLAGNATWIGYPMKDILEEVGVHPDADMLLSTSVDGFTVGTPVAVVTDGRDAMLAVAMNGEPLPFEHGYPVRQVVPGLYGFVSATKWVTEWELTRFDQVDAYWTQRGWGAQAPIKTASRIEVPASLAPVNAGQVQMAGTAWAQHRGIKTVELRVDNGPWQPATLAQEYSIDTWRQWSWMWDATPGLHTVQVRATDLDGNVQVEERTPPIPGGATGWHTRSFTVK, from the coding sequence ATGGTCACTCACAGCATCGAGGAACACCCGGCAGCTCAGTCGCGGCCGCGTCGCAGGTTGGTGGCCCGTGCCATCTCCGGCGTACTTGCCGCAGCGGTGGTTCTGGGGGTAGGACAGCTGGTTGCCCTGCTGATCAACCCGGACTCCTCGCCGTTCTATGCCGTCGGTTCCACCACGGTGGACCGGACTCCCGCGTGGGCACGCGAGTTCGCGATCGACACCTTCGGGACCAACGACAAACCCGCGCTCTTCATCGGAATGTCGATCCTGATCGCCTTGCTCGGCGCACTCGCGGGTCTCCTCGAGCGCCGTAGACGCCCCTTCGGCAGTGCCATCCTGGTTGCCCTCGGACTAGTGGGTGTCTACGCCGCGTTGAACCGGCCGACGGCTGATGCGATGTACGCGTTCCCCACGATCATCGGTGTTGTTGCCGGCGTCGTCACGCTGCGACTGCTGATCGGGCAACTCGATGTGGCGCCCGCTCCCGGAGTCCCCGACACATGGCTGCCGCGTCGGCAGTTCCTGATGCTGGCCGGGGTTGCGTTTGCCGTCGCCGCCGCTGCCGGTGCTGCCGGAAAGTTCGTGGGGCAGCGCATCGCCGGGGCGTCTGCGAACCGCGCGGACTTCGTGGTTCCGACTGCTGCCTCAGCGGCGCCACCGATTCCGGCCGCCGCGAACATCGGTGTTGCCGGTGCGTCGACGTACATCACTCCCAATGACGATTTCTATCGGATCGACACGGCGCTTCTTGTCCCGCAGCTCACGACGGACTCGTGGGAGCTGCGTATTCACGGCATGGTGGACCGCGAGATGACCTTGTCGTTCGACGATTTGGTTGCCCGGACACCGATCGAACGGGTTGTCACCTTGACGTGCGTGTCCAACGAGGTGGGTGGCAATCTCGCGGGCAACGCCACCTGGATCGGGTACCCGATGAAGGACATCCTCGAGGAGGTGGGTGTGCACCCGGACGCCGACATGCTGCTCTCGACCAGCGTTGACGGATTCACCGTCGGAACCCCGGTTGCCGTGGTGACCGACGGCCGCGACGCGATGCTGGCCGTCGCGATGAACGGGGAGCCGCTGCCGTTCGAACACGGCTATCCGGTCCGTCAGGTTGTGCCAGGGCTGTACGGATTCGTCTCCGCGACAAAGTGGGTCACCGAGTGGGAACTGACCAGGTTCGACCAGGTGGACGCCTATTGGACGCAACGAGGATGGGGCGCGCAGGCGCCGATCAAGACTGCGTCGCGGATCGAAGTGCCGGCGTCGTTGGCACCCGTCAATGCCGGTCAGGTTCAGATGGCGGGAACAGCGTGGGCCCAGCACCGCGGCATCAAGACGGTGGAGCTTCGGGTCGACAACGGGCCGTGGCAACCGGCAACGCTCGCCCAGGAGTATTCGATCGACACGTGGCGTCAGTGGTCGTGGATGTGGGACGCGACGCCGGGGTTGCACACCGTGCAGGTCCGGGCCACCGATCTGGACGGGAACGTTCAGGTCGAGGAACGGACTCCGCCCATTCCCGGTGGTGCAACGGGTTGGCACACACGATCGTTCACGGTGAAGTAG
- a CDS encoding HNH endonuclease family protein, with the protein MFVLSSCGAIGTGSSVPGSPTTTELEQLLSQVAVVDQRPHPGGYERGCKSGQACVFGPAWSDDQDAPMGHDGCDTRNNVLAQDLSETTFKPGTQDCVVLSGMMTDPYSGDRIEFDRGQANAVQIDHVYPLAAAWDFGANTWPLSVRMRFANDTELNLMAVKGSENQSKGDSTPGQWLPPNPAYHCFYAWKYLNVAVSYGLPISRADFAALTELEAARC; encoded by the coding sequence ATGTTCGTTCTCTCGTCGTGCGGCGCGATCGGCACCGGGAGTTCTGTACCTGGTAGCCCCACCACGACCGAACTCGAGCAGTTGCTCAGCCAAGTCGCCGTGGTCGATCAACGCCCCCATCCCGGCGGATACGAGCGTGGCTGCAAGAGCGGGCAGGCGTGCGTTTTCGGTCCGGCGTGGTCCGACGATCAGGACGCCCCGATGGGTCACGACGGTTGCGACACCCGTAACAATGTTCTGGCCCAAGACCTTTCGGAAACAACGTTCAAACCTGGAACCCAGGACTGCGTCGTACTGTCCGGCATGATGACGGACCCGTACTCCGGTGATCGAATCGAGTTCGATCGCGGCCAGGCCAATGCAGTCCAGATCGATCACGTCTATCCCCTTGCCGCGGCTTGGGATTTCGGCGCGAATACGTGGCCACTGAGTGTGCGCATGCGGTTCGCCAACGACACCGAGCTGAATCTGATGGCGGTCAAGGGCAGCGAGAATCAGTCGAAAGGTGACAGCACACCCGGGCAGTGGCTCCCGCCCAATCCTGCCTACCACTGCTTTTACGCCTGGAAGTACCTGAACGTAGCCGTCTCGTACGGGCTGCCGATCAGCCGAGCCGACTTCGCAGCACTCACCGAACTCGAAGCAGCACGCTGCTGA
- a CDS encoding NADP-dependent oxidoreductase, with product MVLAYGFTEYGGPATQSFFDVSLPPPGAGQIVVSVRAAGVNPADWKVRAGTRKDTVPVTLPAVLGREVSGVVTAVGPRVTEFEVGDEVFGSTATGFGGYTEATVLNASQAAHKPSSVSWADAAVIPVACGTAYDALHDLGLAAGATLLVLGAGGGVGTSTLALARARGITVLGVASESKQAAVEATGSLWVDSGDLWANAVAALAPSGVDGVFDLVGGETLQQGAALRRPGAPLISVADPVAATALGGSGVERRRTTAVFSAVAELVADGSLDPAVGQCFSFEQAGSALAGVESGHSAGKVVIEFDQ from the coding sequence ATGGTCTTGGCATACGGTTTCACCGAGTACGGCGGTCCGGCGACCCAATCGTTCTTCGACGTGTCCCTACCGCCACCGGGCGCCGGGCAGATAGTGGTGTCCGTCCGCGCCGCCGGAGTCAATCCGGCCGATTGGAAGGTCCGCGCGGGAACACGAAAGGACACTGTGCCGGTGACACTGCCGGCGGTACTCGGCCGCGAAGTGTCGGGCGTGGTCACGGCCGTCGGACCACGGGTCACGGAGTTCGAGGTCGGCGACGAGGTGTTCGGCTCCACGGCAACAGGATTCGGCGGCTACACCGAAGCGACCGTGCTCAATGCATCACAGGCCGCACACAAACCGAGCAGCGTCTCCTGGGCCGACGCCGCCGTGATACCCGTCGCGTGCGGAACCGCGTACGACGCGCTGCATGATCTGGGCCTAGCAGCCGGAGCCACCCTGCTGGTGCTCGGCGCGGGCGGCGGAGTCGGAACGAGCACTCTCGCCTTGGCCCGGGCGCGCGGTATCACCGTGCTCGGCGTCGCCAGCGAATCCAAGCAGGCGGCCGTCGAGGCAACCGGATCGCTGTGGGTGGACTCGGGTGATCTGTGGGCAAACGCCGTTGCCGCCCTAGCGCCCAGCGGCGTTGACGGCGTCTTCGACCTGGTCGGCGGCGAGACTCTGCAACAAGGTGCTGCGCTGCGGCGACCGGGCGCCCCGCTCATCAGCGTCGCCGATCCCGTTGCTGCCACCGCACTCGGCGGCAGCGGAGTCGAGCGTCGACGCACCACCGCAGTGTTCTCCGCGGTCGCCGAGTTGGTGGCAGACGGTTCCCTCGACCCGGCCGTCGGGCAGTGTTTTTCCTTCGAGCAGGCCGGCTCCGCCCTTGCCGGTGTGGAGAGTGGGCACAGCGCGGGCAAAGTGGTGATCGAGTTCGATCAATAG